The DNA window tttatgctATTTTCCTCCCCGAGCTTTCTTGTTCCAATGTACAATATTTGTGGGATTTTCCTGCTTGATTTATTGGATTAATgaaacattttaataaaaaaagatggataaTGAATTACAATTTAAAACCTGTGAGCATCTATTAGTTCACGGCTTGGTATTCGTTTTTATCGCAACAAGTAGAGTAATCATCATAGAACAGATTCTCCcatcaaaattacaaaacagaTGCAAATCATTAGCAAAATTTCCGAAGTTAAAACAATATGCCATCACAATTTGACATGATCACCACATTCAGGAACCTAACCTAAACAATTTCTGTCACTATTTCTACGTTCACGAATTTCAAACATGGGGAGattaaaaaggcaaaaaagaaaagaagggggcGATGGGATGGGGAAGGTGATCAGCCGTAAAGAATCCAAACATACTAGCTTCATAGTGTAACGATCTGGAACTGCGAGCCAAATAACATAAATGAGCACGAGAGTGAGAACAATTCGACTGCAATTTCATGATctgtatatatattatggaaataaaataaaatggatacAAACAAGCCGGGCGTTGCTATTGCTCGACATTCAGTGAATTTTCAATGCGTTGGATGAGCTGATCTTTAGTCAAAGCACCCTCCTGCAAAAATCAGAACCAAGATCGCTATAAAACTCAAACCAGCAAACGGTTAACAGTAAGTGGCCATAGAACAAGAAGCATTAGAACTAGGAAAACTGAAAACATTGTACATTATAAAGTTGAGGGAGGTGAATCCCTCTCCTCTAATGGACGCAGGCCTTGTGGTCAACATGCAAATCTTTATCCTCTCTTTGGTTCTTGTTGTGCAGTTAACTTGTAAGGAATGACCTAAAGATCACAGTTGACTTAATAATTCAAAACCAAGTTATGAAACAGACGCGTGTTCCTAGGCACAGGAGAGTAAAGGGCCTGACTTCCTTGATTGTCTGACAAACAAGATTTATGCATTTCAGTAGCATCCATGCAGAAAAAATTGTTTCTGAAATCTAGGATAAACCTAAACAATTTGAAAACGTTCACTGCAGTTTTCTATTTGGAAAACACCACGCTTGAACATAAAATCCATTTTCACtagttcaaaaataaaataaaaataaaatccatttgtCCCCTCTGCGGCAAATATTCAGTGGCCCTAATTCAACAACTGAATAGGTCTCGGGACATAAAGCTACTTTAACTTGAGAACAAACAAAAACTACTTCAACTTACAAAACGATCATAAGGCTTTCCATCCTTGAATATGATAAAAGTAGGCAAGGCCTCTATTCTGTATTTATCAGCAATGCTAGGATATTTCTCGGTGTCGATTTTCACCACCTGGATCGTGTCTTCCAGGACAGCACTGACTTCATTTAGAATTGGAGCCATAAATTGACAGGGACCACACCTGCACACCACAAGTTAGCTTCACTTCTATCAACTGAGATTCCAAATCATTCCAAAACGGTAAACATCTGCTAATCTTAAAAGATCCTTATCTATCACCAAGCTACTCAGTAGCCTAAAATTCATAACCTTATCAATCAGAAGGTTAATCCCAGCTAAAaatacatgcaagaaaatttctCCTAAGACTACCTTATTAACTCCACTTATATGATTCtatatgcataaataaaatagtGGATCCGCAAAGTATCAGTTTTGGAGTTTAGATAACTACACAGAACCTCCACTTATGACATCATAATGTAAGGGGATAATACAACGAGAAAtctaaaaagaagagaaaataaagtaaattacCAGGTTGCATAAAAGTCAACCAAAACAGGTTTGTCAGACTTTTCTAGCAACTCATCTAAGGTGGAAAAAGTTTGCTTCTTTGCTGCAACCTGCaattatcatttgaaaaaaaaaaatcattacattaGGAATAAATAGCAGTTTCCACTTGATAGCTCAGCCACACAACAAAAGCATCACATAAAGCCAGTGTCAACAATTCAATCAAAGTCAGAATGACTGTTCTTGTCCATTGCTTACTTTATAACAAACAcaattaaatagtaaaaaatacaGACTAATATTGGGGagaaccaaaatataaaaaaggattgaatCTCGTGGTTGTTAATGAAACCTACAGCCATAGCATAATCACATGCATCTGAGCAATGACAGTTACCCCATAATGAACATGCATCAAATATCTTACCAGTTTCTCTCAAACATCCGAGCTCTAAAAAATTTGCATATGAACTACTCTATCACCCACAATATGTTTAACTCAAAATGACCCACGTTAGTCTCTGTTTAAAAAATCATGGTTAAAGGATAATGGGAATGACAGTTAAACCATTGGAGATAGCAACTAAAACAGAGATAGTTATCATTGTTGCAATCATCAGGAGATAACTAACCATTAGAGAATTTCATAACAATGACTACCAAAACTATCAGTAACAATAGAAACTGAGAACAAAGATGTCAAAGGTAGAATAAATGTCAAGTCATTTCTTCTCAGAATTAATTCAGTTCCACATCAGGGAAATAAACTAAATGGGACACAATTTCAGCCACCATAGCAACATCATCCAAATCTCATTCATTCTGTTTTTTCACAGAAGCTAAATATATAAGGATAATTTCTAAACTTACAAGAAATCAAAGGGCCAATTTCTATCTCTTCAAATCGACCTAACCCAACAAGCAAACTTGAAGAGAGggattttctcaaaaaaatgacaagaagGATGCTACTATCACCCAGCCATTTGGATGTAGCTAGTTCAAACATATTCCGTACCATGTGAATATGTTATTCACAAAACCAGTCAAGAGTAACGTTTAATCACATCTGAACATGGACATGGAACTGTAATTTCTGACTCACCGCATCTCCTATCATCAGTAATTTTGCTTATCCTCTCCTCAGAATGAGGCGCTCTTGCCTCATAACGTACTTCTAATACATTTGTATTTATTCCATCTGTCATTCCTTGTGAGATTACATTTAGGCAAACAAAAATCTTTGTATTATAGGGGAAATTTGATGGTGTTATGTTAGAATAAGTACTTTTGTGGGAAATCAGGTTACCAAGCAGCAACAGGAAACATTGTACAAATGGAAAGGAAAGTAAAGCAAGATAAACACTCACCTAAGTGGAGAACAAAGATGATGACTTGCCCTCCAAACATACAAGAAGAATGGTTgggaattttttaataaaagaggtggagaaaggaaaggaaaaagaagctACGGttggaataaattttttatggagAAAAATCTTCTGGAAAAACTTGAGTTTCCTGAACATGTGAGAATGCTATGGCTAAAATGATTTTGAGTTTGCTTGGACGTGTGTGGCTAGAATAATTTGCATGCCTATTGATGATGAACTAcatttaaatcttgatttttgaaTTGTGGAGGGCGTtgcaattgaaatttgaaagggAACATACATGCTCTTCTCACTGATCATTTGAGTGAAGCTCAATGGTGCCTTTTCATGTAAGCGTCTATTTCTTCcactttgttattttatctgtcttcttcatttctcatatatgtatatttttttttcaggccTTCCAAATGCATGCCACGTCTGTAAATAGGCGGGGAGTTGAGAAAGAGAACATACATATGCATATATCCCTTACAAAGAAGGAACAAGGAACTTGAGGAGTCTAGAAAGGTTTGTGTAGAACTGCAAAGCCGGCTTCGTGAATTGGAATTATCATACCACGCGACAGTAAATGATAGAGATACTAATTTCCCTCAAGTAATGGCAATGTGTGAAGAAATGATAGGGGTTTGAGAAGAACTTGCATCTATTAAAAGGAAGGCCATGGAAGACCATGGAACATCTTATTTGAGACccaacttttcttttccttcagcACTTCTTGTTGCCCTTAGTTTCCTCAATGCGCTATCTCCTACTTTGAAAAGTTTTCCTCACTCTAGTGTTATAGTATTGAATAGCTCGTCTAAAAGCCTCATTTTTTACTATTGTATTGAGTTGACTTCTTACACCAAGTCTAAATTCCCAAGCATTTGTATCAGCAGGGAAGTATAACACTCTATAAATAGGCATCCTATTTCTGCATGAATTATAGCCTCAGTACCATAGTTTAACAAAAAAGGTGTCTCGCCTATGGAGGTCTTTTGAGTGGTTCTGTAGGCCTATAAAATATTGTCAAGGAGTTCAACCCACTCATTTTTGgctttttctatccttttttcCTGCTCATTCAATAATAGCTTGTTAGTGAGCTCTGCCTCTATTTATCTGTGAATGTGACACTGAAGAGAACTTCATCACACACTCTACACAATTTTAGCTATTATGATAACAGCATTTCATTTCTAACTATTTAGCCACTCAGACCTAACAACTTCCAAGTTTCAACCAacattaatagtttttttttttaatagcaaataAAACAGTCCAGTCAGTATAGCAGTCCCAAATATAGAACACTAAAT is part of the Populus trichocarpa isolate Nisqually-1 chromosome 2, P.trichocarpa_v4.1, whole genome shotgun sequence genome and encodes:
- the LOC7467809 gene encoding thioredoxin Y1, chloroplastic, which gives rise to MAISSLSASTIPSLNTPNSTSNYSSKISSFSSLQFPVQPHRLQFRKRWITSPSRPPILPLVAAKKQTFSTLDELLEKSDKPVLVDFYATWCGPCQFMAPILNEVSAVLEDTIQVVKIDTEKYPSIADKYRIEALPTFIIFKDGKPYDRFEGALTKDQLIQRIENSLNVEQ